CACGGACGTAGTTGCCGGGGGTGAACGCTCGGGGAATGAGCGACGACATGTTCGTCCAGATTTCCGACGGCGCCTTGAGCGAGCTTGCGAACAGCCACAGCAGCGGGTAGAGCATGAGAAACCCAAACCCGATGACGATTGCGTGGTAAAGGAGGGTACCGCCGGCGACGCGAACGCGCCCCGACCGCAGCACGTGACGCAACCGGGCGCCGCTGGCGCCGACGGCTTTGGCGGTGGCGACGGATCCCATGCGCCTCAGCCTTCCTCGTGCGCGTAGAAGACCCAATAGCGCGACGACTTGAACGCCAGCGCCGTGAGGGCCGCGACGACCACGAGCAGCACCCAGGCCATGCCCGCAGCGTATCCCATCTCGAGGTCCCGAAACCCCTTCTGGTAGAGGTACAACGGATAGAACAGCAAGGTGTCGAGAGGCGCGCCCGTCCCTCCCGAGAGGATGAACGCCGACGTGAAGACCGTGAAGCCGAAGATCAACTGCAGCACGAGATTGAAGAAAATGATCGGCGAGAGCATCGGGAGCGTAATCCGCACAAACTTCGACACCGGCCCCACACCGTCGATCGCCGCTGCCTCGTACAGCTCCGCGGGAATCTGCCGGAGCCCGGCGAGGAAGATCAGCATCGGGGACCCGAACTCCCAGACCGCGAGCGCGACCACCGTCCAGATCGCCGTGGCCGGACTTCCCAGCCAGGTGATCTTCGAAGGGAATCCGAGGGATCCCAGCGCGGCGTTGACGAGCCCGTCGGTGCCGAAGACCTGCCGCCACATCTCGGCCACGGCCACGTTCGCCCCCACGATCGACGGCAGGTAGTAGAGGGCGCGGTAGACGCCGACACCGCGCCGGTGGACGTTCAGCGCCATGGCCAGCGCCAGCGCGAACGCCAGCCTCAGCGGAACCGACGTGAACACGAAATAGAACGTCTGTTTGACCGAGATCCAGAAGTGAGGATCCTGGGTGAACATGCGATCGAAGTTCTCGAGACCGGTCCACCGCGAGGGGGAGAGGATATTGTAGTTGGTAAACGCCAGCACGAGCGACGCCCCAATGGGAATCACGGTGAACGCGAAAAATCCGAGCAACCAGGGAGCGATGAACGCGTATCCCGCGAGGTCGTCGCGATCGACGTGCCGCCGCCGGCGTCGCGTCCCGGCGACGTGCGCGACCGCCCCGAACCGACCGCCGATCATGACGCGCCGGCGCGCGGGTGAGCGGTGCACACGTCGGCACGCAACGTCACCAGACTCACCCGTCCGTCCTCCCGACCAGCGTCAGTCCGCCGCCAGCGCGCCTAGGCTCTCTGCCCCGCCAGGACCTTGTCCCCCTCTGCCCTGAGGGTCTTCGCGCCCTGCTCGGGCGAAATCTTCCCAAACAGGACGGGGTCCAGAACCAGCGGACCGTAGACGGTGTTCTCGAACGCACCTTCCTTGGTTGGATCGGGAGGCGGCAGCGGGCTGCCGTCAGCCGTGACGCGTGCGATATAGCGAAACGTCTCCAGTTCGGCGGGCGACAAGAGCGGCTTGAGCGCCTCCTGTACCTTCGGCACGATCGGGATCCCGCGCTCTGCCCGCAGAATGCGGTTGGCCTCGATGGAGTTCGTGAAGAAGTCGATGAACTGTGCGGACTCCTTCGGGTGCTTCGAATTCGAGGTGATCGAGAAGAACTGGGACGGCTTCAGGTAGTTGGACGCGTGCCCGCCCTTGGGCCTCGGCAGATGGGTGAGCTTGAATGTGCGGCCGCTCCCGGCGGCCGACGCCACGGCCACGACCTGGTTGCTCCAAAGATACGCCATCGCCGCCTTGCCGGTCACGATCGGCTGGGTCTCGATGCTGGCGCTGCCGAACCCCGAGTTGTTGAAATCGCTGATCTCCTGCTGGCGTGTCGGCACCGCGCCGGCGGCCTGCAGGCGCAGCAGCATTTTCAGCAGATCGACGAATTTGCTGTCGTCGATCGCGGCGATCGCCTGCCCGTTCGGCGTGTAGACCCACGTGCCGTAGCCGATGTACAGC
The sequence above is drawn from the bacterium genome and encodes:
- a CDS encoding sugar ABC transporter permease — protein: MIGGRFGAVAHVAGTRRRRRHVDRDDLAGYAFIAPWLLGFFAFTVIPIGASLVLAFTNYNILSPSRWTGLENFDRMFTQDPHFWISVKQTFYFVFTSVPLRLAFALALAMALNVHRRGVGVYRALYYLPSIVGANVAVAEMWRQVFGTDGLVNAALGSLGFPSKITWLGSPATAIWTVVALAVWEFGSPMLIFLAGLRQIPAELYEAAAIDGVGPVSKFVRITLPMLSPIIFFNLVLQLIFGFTVFTSAFILSGGTGAPLDTLLFYPLYLYQKGFRDLEMGYAAGMAWVLLVVVAALTALAFKSSRYWVFYAHEEG
- a CDS encoding extracellular solute-binding protein; this encodes MRKLPRRTFLRVAGLTAAGAATLGHRPVTSAWAQAPTELRIMWWGSKDRHDRTIKVLQMYQDQHPGIKFTYEFATFNDYWTRLATMAAGSNLPDIIQQDYARLVEWDTNHLMLPLDDFVKDGTINLTRVPKASIDGGRVNGKLYAINLGNNSQAVMLDVDAFKKAGIALPNEKWTWQDFEQICLDFHKKLGIWGMGWGFNDPQIWKSLYIGYGTWVYTPNGQAIAAIDDSKFVDLLKMLLRLQAAGAVPTRQQEISDFNNSGFGSASIETQPIVTGKAAMAYLWSNQVVAVASAAGSGRTFKLTHLPRPKGGHASNYLKPSQFFSITSNSKHPKESAQFIDFFTNSIEANRILRAERGIPIVPKVQEALKPLLSPAELETFRYIARVTADGSPLPPPDPTKEGAFENTVYGPLVLDPVLFGKISPEQGAKTLRAEGDKVLAGQRA